The genomic region AAAATCGTGCTGCCCACCGACACCCTTGCCGGTGACGCATTCAGCAACGACGCCAACACCGAAGTGTTTGATGTGTTCAACATCCCTGACGAGTGGGAAGGCATGGACATCGGTCCAGCCAGCGTGGAAGCCTTCACCACTGCCCTGCAAGGTGCCAAAACCGTGTTCTGGAACGGCCCCATGGGTGTGTTCGAATTCAGCAAGTTTGCCAATGGAACCAACTCCATTGCTGCTGCTGTGGCCGGCCTTGAGGGTGCTTACACCCTCGTGGGTGGTGGCGACTCCGTGAGTGCCATCAACAAGAGCGGTCAGGCCGACAGAATCAGCCACATCTCCACCGGTGGCGGAGCCAGCCTTGAGTTGCTGGAAGGCAAAAAGCTGCCCGGCGTTGAAGCTGTGAAGTAAGAACCATACCCCCTGTTCCTCGCTGTGCTCAGAACTGTCCCCCTTGAGTTAAAGGGGGACAGCCTTGAACGAAGTGAAAGGCAGGGGGATCTTTGAAAGGAACACACCATGACCAAACCCCAAACCTTCCTTGCCCTCAACTGGAAAATGAACAAAACCCCCTCCGAGTCTGTGCAGTGGGCCGAAGACCTGCTCGGCCAACTGGGAGACCTCAACATCAAACTGGCCATCATGGCCCCGAGCGTCAGTCTGGCTGGCCTGAGTGGCGTGCTGGGTGATTCTCAGGTCGGACTGGGTGCACAGGACATCTCCCAGCATGACTCTGGCGCTTACACCGGAGAAGTCAGCGCTGCGATGCTGAAAGACCTCGGGGTGAAATACGCTGTGATCGGGCACTCCGAGCGCCGCGAATACCACTTCGAGTCTGATGCTGTGGTGGCTGCCAAAGCTGCACAGGCCATCAAAAATGGCATTGTGCCCATTGTGTGCGTCGGTGAAAAACTCTCCGAGCGTGAAGCGGGTGAGCAGGTGAGCTACACCCTCAACCAACTGCGTGGCAGCCTTGCAGGGGTTTCCATCCAGTCTGCCGATGATCTGGTCATCGCCTATGAACCCGTGTGGGCCATTGGAACCGGCAAAACCGCCACCGCTCAGGATGCCGAAGACATGTGCGCCGAAATCCGTGGCGTGCTGAAAGAACTGTATCCTGCTTTTGCTAAGCAAATCGTGGTGCAGTACGGCGGAAGCGTAAAACCAGACAACATTCAAGAAATCTGTGGCAAGCCGAACGTCAACGGTGCTCTGGTTGGTGGCGCAAGCTTGCAGGTGGCTGGAGTGACCGGCATGGTGGACGCCCTCAAATAAAACTTAAAAAATGCAGTCCTGCTGCATTTATCAGTGAAATAGGAAGATTCAAACGAATTCTCCTATTTCACAAAAACATTTCCAGAAAGATGACCTCTTGATCTTCTGTCAAATGCTTTAAAATTCCCTTGTGAAAGATGGCAGTTTGATCTGCCATCTTTGTTTTTGATTTTTTGTTTTTCCCAAAGGGACCAGAGCCTCTCAAAACTTACAAAATCCGATCAGGGAGGCTCAAAGGGCTTTATGGTTCGTGGTTCTTTGCTGACCTTAAAGCCTTACCAGAGCCATTTTGAAGATCCAAAGGTGTCTCCGAAAGCGCTTTCGGATTTTTGACCAAGAGCCGTTTTCAGTTCAGCACCTTTCCTGATGGGGGGAAAATCTTCCAAAGATCAGGCTTTTGCAGGCTGTTTTTAACAAATCGGACAACATAAAAGTGTCAGAGTTCGTCTGTCATACTGTGAGACATCCACAGGTGGACTGCTTGCATCCGTCCACCTGACCGCCGACCAGGACCACACACCACCATGGAGTCCACACATGCAGAATGCCTCTGAAATCGCCCTCAAATACGCTCAAGCGTGCAAATCCTTGCAGCACTTTTCCACTGCAGAAGTGCTGGCTCAATTTCCTGTTGTGCTCTCAACCCTCTTGCCTGACAGTCAATTCCACCTTGAAGAGCACGCTCCCATCGCCACAGGATGGCAAGATGACAAGACATATCGGGGTTACCTGAGTGCACCCCCTAAACCCCTGTGTTACCAGATCGGGCTGGCCCAGCCTCTGAGAGAAGAAGAAAAAAACTGGTTCGAAGGCCTGCTCAGACACTTTGAATTGTGCGTGCAAGTGGCGGCTTTTCAAGAAGAACTGGACCGTCAGGCAAGACGGGACTGGTTGACCGGCCTGCCCCACCGTTTCCAGTTGTACCGTCAACTGGATGCCTATGGACGGTTGCTTTCGTCTTACCACGTGGGTTTGCTGGAGGTGGCAGACCTGTCCGAAGGCCTGCAACAACCTCAGGCTTTCTACGATCACTTGCTCTTGCAGGTCTCTGGGGTTCTCAGGAACTGCACCCTGCATGCATACCGGTTCGACAATGGCAGGTTCATTTTCATTCTGGATCAGGAGCAAAAAGAAACCCTGCCTGCCCAACTGGCAGAATTTCCCGAGCTCAAAGCCAGACTGTCGTGGGCCGACACCCGAGAAGGCACCCCCGAGAGCATTGTGAATGCCCTGATTTCCCGGTTGCAACTGGCCTGATCGCAATCCAAACAAAATCCAAACAGCAAAAACCCCTCCAGCCTGCAGCCGGAGGGGTTGAATTTTTATGTTGGAACTCAGGCGTGAACAGCCGACAGGTTTTCCTGCAAGGTGTTTTCGAGGTGCTTGTGACCCAGAATTTCATTGAGGGTTCGCATGAACCGCAGGTAGTGTTCCACGCGGGCAGCTTCACCCATCAAACCGAGGCGCCAGATCATGCCACGGGTGGCATCCAGACCGCCGGTGATGGAGATGCCTTTTTCACGCAGGGCACCGCGCACCTGTGCGTCGTTCAGGCCCTCGGGGAGGCGCAAGGACAGCACACTGGGGAGGCGTTCTCTGGGGTTTTTCACGAAGTGGGAGAACCCGATGGTTTCGAGGGTACGGGCCACTGCCACGCTGAGTTCAGAAGCGTGTTGCGCGCGCACTTCCAGACCTTCTTTGAGGGCAGCAGCAAGGGCAGCGTCCAGAGCGTAGTGCAGTTGCACAGGAACGGTGTGGTGGTAATCTTTGTGGTCCCAGTAGGCTTGCAAACCCAGAAAATCCGAGTACCAGAGGGTGACGGGGGTCTTGCGGTTTTTGACCACTTCCATGGCGCGTGCGCTGACGGCCACTGGAGCCACGCCGGGAGGGGCAGAAAGGCATTTTTGAGAGCCGGTGTAGGCGTAGTCGATGCCCCATTTTTCCATCTCGTAGGGCATCATGCCTGCAGTGGTGACGGCATCCACGGTCACCAGAATGCCCATGTCCTGGGCCATGCGGGCAATCTCGGGGGCGGGGTTGAGCACACCGGTGCTGGTTTCCCCGTGGACCACACTGACCATTTTGGGGTTGTGTTCCCGAAGGGCTTTTTCGACTTCTTCGAGGCGCACAGCTTCGCCGATGGGGGCGCGCACGGTGATGACCTGAGCGCCGTAACGCTCACACATTTCCACCATGCGGTCTCCGAAAGATCCGTTGGTGGCAACCACCACGGTGTCTCCGGGTTCGATGAGGTTGGCGAATCCAGTCTCCATCCCCAGACTGCCTGTGCCCGCCACCAGTGCCGTGAACGCATCCGCCGCTGCTCCATAGAGGACTTTGAGGTTCGCCTGAATGCGCGCGTTCAGCGCAAACACCGCAGGATCCATGTGTCCAACCATGGGGATCAGGAGGGCTTGGAGCGCATCGGGCTGGATGGGGGTCGGGCCCGGAGTTAAAAGAAGGAGATCTGTACTCTGACTCATATATGTTCCTTATGCTTTCTGCTGCTATCTTGAAAGCATGTTCTCCAGTTTAGCGCTTTCTGCCGTGATCGCGAGTGGTGTAGGGACGCCAGAATTAGACAAATTCCAGAAGATCACCGACATGATCACAGAAAAATACATTTACACGTCCCGATTTACCCCTCCTGCCACCTTGAAACTGCCCATGGTTTTGCCGTCCGGTACGGCCTCAACGATCACCAGAGAGCTGATTCCAAAATCCAACAACTGGGAAGAGGTCAAAACCTTTTACCGCAATCAGGTGCTTGTGAACCCCACAAACATTGACGATGCATTAAGGGGAGTGGTGGACTGGCTGGATGACAACCACTCGGTTTATCTGGGAAAACAGCAGGCCCTGAACATCAAAGAAGTGTATGGAGACCTGCCGTGTCTGAAATACACCCTTGCCGTGACCTCCACCAGAGCATCCAGAGAAGTAACCTATGAACTTGCTGCAGAAGATGCCCGGGTTGGGGTGATCAAAATTGCAGATTTTGCAGGCTTTGACCGCACTTCTGGAGTGCAAGAAGCGCTGGACACCTTGACGCAGCAAGGAGCAAAGGCTTTTGTGATGGATTTGAGGGGCAATCCGGGTGGCTTGGCCGTGGAAATGATGCGCACCGCTGGCCTGTTCCAGAGTGGTTTTTTGTGGCGAATGCGCCTGAAAGGCTCTTTTCCCTTACCCCTTCCCGCTCTGGGAAACCGTCCTTATGGTCAGGTCCCTCTGGCTCTGGTGATTGACCGGAATGTGAACAGTGCAGCAGAAGGCTTCAGTGGAGGGTTGCAGCGTGTGGGCAGGGCTCGGGTTTTCGGACAAACCAGTGCAGGAAACGTTGAAGCGGTTTATCCCTACTGCTTTCAAGATGGGAGCATGCTTTTTCTGGCTTCAGGACAGCTTGCACCGTTTTCTGGCAAAACCTGGGAGGGGGTGGGCGTGGTTCCTGACGAACCCAACACCACCCTGAACGATGCCGTAAAATGGGCTGCTGGACAGTTAAAACCCTGAAAGGGGCTAGACGGATGCATGGGGGCTCGGGTTATACTCTAGCCTATGCAACAACTTGTTGATTTGCTGACTGCTCACGGATTGGACGCCCTGTGGGTGACTTCTCCTGAAAACGTCAGGTATCTGAGTGGGTTTTCTTCCCCCAAAGATGGCACGGTGCTCCTGCACCGGGACGGACTTTTGCTTTACACCGATTCCCGTTACATCGATCAGGCGAAAGAAGAATGCAGCATTCCCCAACACATTGCCCGTGATGCCGACGTGCTGGCCCATGCCCGTCCTTTGCTGGAAGGCAAAGTGGTGGGTTTTGAAGCCGATGCCCTCACCGTCAAGAAACTGCAGGCCCTGGATGCCTTGCAGGCCACCCAATTGGTGCCCACTGTTGGTCTTCTGGAAGGCACACGGGCCATCAAAACCCCAGAGGAAGTGGAAAAAATCCGCAAAGCCCAGCACATCGCAGATGAAGGCTTGAAGCATGTTCTGCCCATGCTGAAACCTGGCGTTCGTGAAATCGATGTGGCTCTGGAACTCGAATTGTTCATGCGCAAAAACGGCGCAGAAGACCGTTCTTTTGACATCATTGTGGCTGGAGGGCACCGCAGCGCCATGCCCCACGGCACTGCATCTGAGCGTCCACTGGAAGATGGAGATCTGGTGACCATCGACTGGGGTGCAACCTTTCAGGGGTATCACAGCGATTGCACCCGGGCTTTCCCAGTTGGTGAAATCAGCACCCAGCTGAAAGAGCTGTACCGCCACACCCGTACCGCCCTGAATCTGGCTCTGGAAGCCGTGCGTCCGGGCATGATGACCTGTGACCTCGACCACATCGCCAGAGGGTATCTGGACAGCGTGGGGCTCGGGCAGTACTTTTTGCACTCTCTCGGACACGGGGTGGGTCTGGCAGTGCACGAACTGCCCAGAATGTTCAAATTCCGTCCCGAGATGTCCCAATACAATGTGCCTTTGCAAGCAGGCATGATCATCACCATCGAGCCCGGCCTCTACATCTCTGGTGTGGGGGGCGTGCGGTTGGAAGAACTGGTCCTGGTGACCGAATCCGGGGCCGAGGTGTTGAGCCACGCCCCATTCGCGGAGGTGTAAATGCGTTATCTGCTGGCTTTTTTGCTGCTGGTGCTCCCCATTTCGGGCATGACCCAGAGCAGCGCAGTGCAGACCGGTTATGCCGTTTATTACAATGGCCTCAAAGACAGTGAAACCAACATGACCGCTGCCCATCCCACGCTGCCCAAAGGCACCTGGGTGGAGGTCAAGCACCAGAAAACGGGCAAAACCGTGCTGGTGAAAATCAATGATCGGGGACCTTTTGGCAACAAAAACCGCATCATTGACCTGTCCATCGCTGCTGCCCGGGCCCTCGGGATCATCTCTGAGGGGGTGGCTCCTGTCGAGCTGAGGGTGGTCTCCAAGCAATAAGCATCCCAGAGGAAGAAAAACCATTGCGCTTGACCCTTGTTTTCTCGGGGCAAAATGCATGGGTTTCCTTCGCAAAATCAGGTAGGATGTGCTAGGCTTTGTCCAACCATTCCAGGAGGAAAAATCATGTCTGATGTCGCTCTGCTGACACTCGATACCATCGCGAAGTACCTGAAAGAGAAAGAAGTGCACCTCGACCTGCAAGAGAACAACGGTCAGCGCTTCATCCGCATGGGCTGGAAGTTTGAAATGGGTGATGCTGCCGTACTGGTCAGCGTTTCTGACGGCCCCAACGACACCAGCCGTCTGGAAATCACCTGCGTCACCCAGAAAACCTACACTGACCGACGCGATGAAGTGGTCACCATGCTGAACGGCCGCAACCGTGAACGTGCCTTCTCCCGCAGCATCGACGACGATGGCAACGTGTGGCTGGAATACGTGGGCTTCTACCCCACCCTGTGCGAATTCCCCCAGAGCACCTTTGACACGCTGTTCAGCGGTGTCCTGATGCACTTCCAGGACGACTACGCCAGCCTCGAAGGCTACGTCCCTGCTGCTCAAGCTTGAGTTTTTTGTTCATTGTGAACCCAGAGGAAACTCTGGGTTTTTTGATGGCTTTTCATCGGATGTGCCCCAACGTGACTTTCCATCTGTAGAGGGTGGCTGCCATTCCAGAGAGGCGAGGCTGCAAATCAAGGCCGCAGCATCCCGCAATGTGCTCTGCCAGCTCTGGAATGGACTTTTGTTCGGTGTTCAGGTGATCTGCAAACAGGGGATCCTGTAAAGCCTGCAAACATCTCTCCATCTGCTGTGCAGGCCACGAAGATGCCAGATCTCCCCTTTTTCTCAGCCTTCTGAGCAAGGTTTCTCTGGAGGCCAGCAGGGCAAAATGCCGGACATCATGGTTTTCTTGCCTCAGTCTGCCAACAATTTCCTCGAAATACGCTGGCTGCACCAGAGCCATCGGAACAATCACAGGTCCTGCATGGTGTTCTGAAAGGTATTTGAGGGTTTCAAAGGTGGTTTTTCTCCAGATGGGCAAATCCTGAAAATCCCCTCTGAGTGAAGGAGGAATGGTTTTGAACAGGGCAAAACCGTGATGCTCGGGATCGCTGACACAACTTCCCGGCAACCTGCGATACAGTTCAAATGCAGTGTGGGTCTTGCCCACCCCAAAAGGTCCATTGATCCATATGAGCATGTTACACATCATACTCTTGATGCTCATGATTCAGACCAAACAACACCACCGTTTCCTCACCGGAATGGATTAAACTGTTGCGGTGTTGAAACTGGTATGCATTGATGTGGATGGAACACTGGTGGGCTCAAGCGGAACCGTCACCGAGACGGTCTGGAAAGCCACCGAACAGGCCCGCAGCAAAGGGCAACATCTGGTGTTGTGCACCGGAAGACCCGCTTTTGGCAAGGCTCTGGGCTACGCCAAACAACTGGATCCCGATGGATGGCACATCTTCCAGAATGGGGCCAGCATCTTTCATGTGGGCACCGGAGAAACCCTGTCTTCCCCTTTTCCCATGGAACTTTTGCCTGAGCTGGAAAGACTGGCTGCAGAAAAAAACTGGGTGCTGGAACTGTACTCCGACACCGATTATGCAGTAGAAGACACCCACCGGTTTGCAAAAGAGCATGCAGACCTGCTCGGGTTGCCTTTTGATCCCAAGCCGTTCAGTGCTCTGAAGGGTACACCTGTTCGGGCACAGTGGGTGGTTCCCATCGAACAGACCCGCGAATGCATGGACCTGATGCCCGAGGCAGTGACCCTCTCCCCTGCTGGAAGCCCCATCATGGCCGATGCCATGTTCATTTCCATGACCCGCAGAGGGGTCTCCAAAGCCTCTGGCATTGAAAAAATTGCCAACAGGCTTGGACTCACCGTGGACCGGGTGATGATGGTTGGCGATGGTCACAATGATGCCGAAGCCATGCGCTTTGTGGGCTTCGGTGTGGCCATGGCCAATGCAGACGAAGAGGCCAGAGCCGCCGCAGACCTGCATGTGGGCCACGTGGACGATGACGGGCTTAAAGAAGCCCTCGAGCTCTCCTGGACCCTGTAAAAATCACCCACACACTGCCAAACAGGCAGATGCCCAGCACCAACCAGTCTCCAAGGAGCATGTACAGCGTGGTCCCATTCAGGGACTGGTAGGTGACTTTCAAAGCCCCTTCTTGCTGGATGGGCAAGCGATCCAAAGTGCGTCCAAGCGGATCAATCACAGAGGTGATGCCCGTGTTGCCGGCACGCAAGATGTATCTGTGGGTCTCGATGGCACGGATACGCCCCATGGCATAGTGTTGCTTGAGGCCGGCCCCATCTCCAAACCATGCGTCGTTGGAGACATTGACCAGCACGTTGGCCCCATCCAGAGCCATCTGGCGGGCCATCCAGCCATACACACTCTCATAGCAGATGTACGTCCCGAACTTCTGCCCGTTGATTTCCAGAGGTTTGGCGGTGGTGCCCTGCTGGGTGCTGATCAGGTAGATGCCCAGTTGGCGTTCCACCAGATCATACAGGCCGTCCAATTCCTGTCGCCATGGGATCCACTCGCCGAATGGCACCAACCTGAGTTTGTTGTGGAAGGTGAAATGGAATTCGTTTTTCTGTGGATCCATTTCTCTGGACAGCACTTGATTGTGACCTCCACTGAGGTCTGCAACGCCTGTGATCAGTTGTGAGGGTTGCGCCAGAGGCAAATCCATGTCTTTGATGGCGGTCTCGGGCCAGATGAAAAGCCCTTCTCCCTGACTCAGGCGGTTGTAGATGTCCACTGTTCCCAGTGTGTTGTTCACATCAGCAGCTTTTTTGAGGGGATCAATGTTGCCCTGCACCAGTGTGGCTTGATGCTCTGGGCCTGTGGGAAGGGTGCGGGTCAGACCATACACCCATCCGCCTGCCCAGAGGGAAAGCGAAACCAGCAGGGGAGCAAATTTGGAAGAAACAGCTTCCACAATGGCCGCTGCAGTCACAGTGACCAGCAAACTGAGCAGGAGAATCCCTCCAAGGTCAGCGGTCTGGATGATGGGCAGGGTGTCGAGGGTGTAACCCAGCGTTCCCCACGGAAACGCGAACATCCCGAGGTGCCTGAGCCATTCCAGAACCACCCAACCAAAGGCCAGCAGCCACAAACGGGCACTGCGGTCTTTGCTGAGGTTGAAGACCACTGCAACCATGAGGGCCCAGAAAGCCCCCTCAATGAAAAACAGAGGGGTGAACATTGCAGCACCAAAAGGACCATACAGTTTGGAAAAGCTGATGGGTAACCAGTAAAGGAAAATGCCAAAAAACACCGTCATGCCCCAGAAACCACGCCTCACTGCTGCGCGACGGCTGCGTGCATCAATCAAAACCTGAAATGTCCATGCCAGAAAAATCGGGGTGAGGAAGCCCCACACCACCTGTAAACTGCTCAGGGCCAGCAGAATGAAAGGGAGAAGAAACACCCTCAAATTTTAACGCAGTTTTCTGAGAAGCAAAGGTTCTGTCCCATCAACACTCAGGGTAAATGCAAAGTCGCTGTTCGGGCGATGCAAACAGAAAGAGCCGTCAGCCCTCAGCGTTCAGCCGTCAGCCAGAAGGAAAGTCTTCTTCCAGTCGGTTGAGCTTGCCAAACCTGATGGAGCTTTGCCTTTGGGTCTTGCTGTTTTCTAGAGAAAAGGCCTCTGGATCCGCTTTTCACTGAGCACTGATGGCTGACTGCTGACCGCTTTCTCAGTCGGCCTGCCAAACTTCAGACTTTGCGTTTACCCTGCAACAACCTGACAAGCATCCTTGAGACTGCTGGACCTTCATCTTCCACAA from Deinococcus misasensis DSM 22328 harbors:
- the tpiA gene encoding triose-phosphate isomerase, producing the protein MTKPQTFLALNWKMNKTPSESVQWAEDLLGQLGDLNIKLAIMAPSVSLAGLSGVLGDSQVGLGAQDISQHDSGAYTGEVSAAMLKDLGVKYAVIGHSERREYHFESDAVVAAKAAQAIKNGIVPIVCVGEKLSEREAGEQVSYTLNQLRGSLAGVSIQSADDLVIAYEPVWAIGTGKTATAQDAEDMCAEIRGVLKELYPAFAKQIVVQYGGSVKPDNIQEICGKPNVNGALVGGASLQVAGVTGMVDALK
- a CDS encoding GGDEF domain-containing protein, which translates into the protein MQNASEIALKYAQACKSLQHFSTAEVLAQFPVVLSTLLPDSQFHLEEHAPIATGWQDDKTYRGYLSAPPKPLCYQIGLAQPLREEEKNWFEGLLRHFELCVQVAAFQEELDRQARRDWLTGLPHRFQLYRQLDAYGRLLSSYHVGLLEVADLSEGLQQPQAFYDHLLLQVSGVLRNCTLHAYRFDNGRFIFILDQEQKETLPAQLAEFPELKARLSWADTREGTPESIVNALISRLQLA
- a CDS encoding aminotransferase class V-fold PLP-dependent enzyme — its product is MDPAVFALNARIQANLKVLYGAAADAFTALVAGTGSLGMETGFANLIEPGDTVVVATNGSFGDRMVEMCERYGAQVITVRAPIGEAVRLEEVEKALREHNPKMVSVVHGETSTGVLNPAPEIARMAQDMGILVTVDAVTTAGMMPYEMEKWGIDYAYTGSQKCLSAPPGVAPVAVSARAMEVVKNRKTPVTLWYSDFLGLQAYWDHKDYHHTVPVQLHYALDAALAAALKEGLEVRAQHASELSVAVARTLETIGFSHFVKNPRERLPSVLSLRLPEGLNDAQVRGALREKGISITGGLDATRGMIWRLGLMGEAARVEHYLRFMRTLNEILGHKHLENTLQENLSAVHA
- a CDS encoding S41 family peptidase produces the protein MFSSLALSAVIASGVGTPELDKFQKITDMITEKYIYTSRFTPPATLKLPMVLPSGTASTITRELIPKSNNWEEVKTFYRNQVLVNPTNIDDALRGVVDWLDDNHSVYLGKQQALNIKEVYGDLPCLKYTLAVTSTRASREVTYELAAEDARVGVIKIADFAGFDRTSGVQEALDTLTQQGAKAFVMDLRGNPGGLAVEMMRTAGLFQSGFLWRMRLKGSFPLPLPALGNRPYGQVPLALVIDRNVNSAAEGFSGGLQRVGRARVFGQTSAGNVEAVYPYCFQDGSMLFLASGQLAPFSGKTWEGVGVVPDEPNTTLNDAVKWAAGQLKP
- a CDS encoding M24 family metallopeptidase, which codes for MQQLVDLLTAHGLDALWVTSPENVRYLSGFSSPKDGTVLLHRDGLLLYTDSRYIDQAKEECSIPQHIARDADVLAHARPLLEGKVVGFEADALTVKKLQALDALQATQLVPTVGLLEGTRAIKTPEEVEKIRKAQHIADEGLKHVLPMLKPGVREIDVALELELFMRKNGAEDRSFDIIVAGGHRSAMPHGTASERPLEDGDLVTIDWGATFQGYHSDCTRAFPVGEISTQLKELYRHTRTALNLALEAVRPGMMTCDLDHIARGYLDSVGLGQYFLHSLGHGVGLAVHELPRMFKFRPEMSQYNVPLQAGMIITIEPGLYISGVGGVRLEELVLVTESGAEVLSHAPFAEV
- a CDS encoding septal ring lytic transglycosylase RlpA family protein, with the translated sequence MRYLLAFLLLVLPISGMTQSSAVQTGYAVYYNGLKDSETNMTAAHPTLPKGTWVEVKHQKTGKTVLVKINDRGPFGNKNRIIDLSIAAARALGIISEGVAPVELRVVSKQ
- a CDS encoding YbjN domain-containing protein; the encoded protein is MSDVALLTLDTIAKYLKEKEVHLDLQENNGQRFIRMGWKFEMGDAAVLVSVSDGPNDTSRLEITCVTQKTYTDRRDEVVTMLNGRNRERAFSRSIDDDGNVWLEYVGFYPTLCEFPQSTFDTLFSGVLMHFQDDYASLEGYVPAAQA
- a CDS encoding AAA family ATPase codes for the protein MLIWINGPFGVGKTHTAFELYRRLPGSCVSDPEHHGFALFKTIPPSLRGDFQDLPIWRKTTFETLKYLSEHHAGPVIVPMALVQPAYFEEIVGRLRQENHDVRHFALLASRETLLRRLRKRGDLASSWPAQQMERCLQALQDPLFADHLNTEQKSIPELAEHIAGCCGLDLQPRLSGMAATLYRWKVTLGHIR
- a CDS encoding Cof-type HAD-IIB family hydrolase gives rise to the protein MLKLVCIDVDGTLVGSSGTVTETVWKATEQARSKGQHLVLCTGRPAFGKALGYAKQLDPDGWHIFQNGASIFHVGTGETLSSPFPMELLPELERLAAEKNWVLELYSDTDYAVEDTHRFAKEHADLLGLPFDPKPFSALKGTPVRAQWVVPIEQTRECMDLMPEAVTLSPAGSPIMADAMFISMTRRGVSKASGIEKIANRLGLTVDRVMMVGDGHNDAEAMRFVGFGVAMANADEEARAAADLHVGHVDDDGLKEALELSWTL
- the lnt gene encoding apolipoprotein N-acyltransferase; its protein translation is MFLLPFILLALSSLQVVWGFLTPIFLAWTFQVLIDARSRRAAVRRGFWGMTVFFGIFLYWLPISFSKLYGPFGAAMFTPLFFIEGAFWALMVAVVFNLSKDRSARLWLLAFGWVVLEWLRHLGMFAFPWGTLGYTLDTLPIIQTADLGGILLLSLLVTVTAAAIVEAVSSKFAPLLVSLSLWAGGWVYGLTRTLPTGPEHQATLVQGNIDPLKKAADVNNTLGTVDIYNRLSQGEGLFIWPETAIKDMDLPLAQPSQLITGVADLSGGHNQVLSREMDPQKNEFHFTFHNKLRLVPFGEWIPWRQELDGLYDLVERQLGIYLISTQQGTTAKPLEINGQKFGTYICYESVYGWMARQMALDGANVLVNVSNDAWFGDGAGLKQHYAMGRIRAIETHRYILRAGNTGITSVIDPLGRTLDRLPIQQEGALKVTYQSLNGTTLYMLLGDWLVLGICLFGSVWVIFTGSRRARGLL